In Sphaerisporangium krabiense, the DNA window CCGGATCTGCTGGGGAACGTTCACCATCCAGTGGAACACGCCCCAGACGACGGCGAGCGCCAGCGCGGCGAGGAAGGTCCCCGACAGCAGCGGGGCCGCCGTGGCGGCGACGACCAGCAGGGGCGCCGCGTACGTGATGGTCCTCGCGGGTCCGAGACGGTCGGTGAGGCGGCCGGTCAGAAGGTTTCCCGTCACCGCGCCGACGCCGAAGCTCAGCAGCACGAAGGACGTCTTCGCGGCGTCCCCGCCGGTCGCCTCCCGGGTGATCTGGTCGACGTAGGTGTAGACGGTCCAGCTCGTGCTCAGGCACAGCCAGGTCGCCATCAGGGTGATCAGCACCGCGGGCCGGGAGAGCGGCGCGAGCCGGGCCCGCAGCGAGGTCGCGGCCTGTCCCGCCAGCGGCGGAAGCGTGGTCGCGATGCCCGCCGCCGCGACCGCGGTGAGCGCGACGACGACCCAGAGGGTCGGCCGCCAGCCCACGTTCGCGCCGAGCCACGCCCCGAGGGGCAGGCCGAGCACGATCGCCGTGGTCAGGCCCCCGACCACGGTCGCGGTGGCGCGTCCGCTCCGTTCGGGGGGAGCCATCGCGCGGGCCACGGCGAGGGCGTTGGCCGTGTACATCGACGCCCCCGCCCCGGCGACGACGCGGCCGAGCATCCCCACCCAGTAGCCGGGCGCGACCGCGGTCAGCACGTTCCCGGCGGCGAACACGGTGAGGGCGGCCAGCAGCAGGGGGCGCGGCGACCGGTGACCGGTCAGGGCGGCCAGCAGCGGGCCGCACACGGCGTAGGCGAGGGCGAACCCGGTGATCAGCCACCCGGCGGTGGTACGGCTCACCGTGAAGTCCCTCGCCATCGGGTCGAGGATCGGAGCGATGACGAAGGTGTCGACACCCATGGCGAAGTTGCCGAGTGCCAGGATGAGCAGGCGAAGACGCATGATCGTCCTTTGTTCTGTCGCGGGTGGGCGGTCTGCCGGCCGGCGCGCGGCGCGCGCCGGCCGGTGGTGGGCCGGCGCGGTTCCCCGGCCGGCCCCGGGTCACCAGGTGGGCAGGAACTTCATGGCGGCCTGCGGGCGCAGGCCCAGCCGGGTGATGAGCTCGACGCAGAGCACCGCCATCTGCTCCAGGGCCCTGGCGTTGCGCAACCCCCCGGAGTCCAGCGCGCGCAGTCCGGTCCGGTCCACGATCTCGATGACCGTGGCCTTGGCGGCGTCGTCGTCCGCGGCGACGAACACGTCCGGCTGGGCGTCGTCGATGCTCCCCGCCAGCAGGGCCGCGGCGCAGAGGGTGTTGAACGCCTTGACCACCGAGGTCCGCGGAGCCGCCCGCGCGAGCCGTTCGGCGACGCTGAACGCGCCGTGCCGGTCCGGCCCGGCGGCGAAGCCGTCGAACGGGTTGGTGGTGTCCACCAGCACCAGGCCGGTCAGCCCGGAGCTGTGCGCGGTGACGAGGTCGAGGGCTTCGCGGTATCCGAGGGCGAGGGTGACGACGTCCGCGCGCAGCGCGGCCCGGACGTCGGTCACCATTTCGGCCCCCGTCTCCGCCGCGACCCGGATCGCGCGGTCGGCCCGCAGGTCCGTCAGGATGACCCGCTCTCCGGCGAGGACGTACCGGTGGGCGATCGCGCGGCCCATGGCCCCGGCTCCGATGACGCTGACCGTCATCGCGCCACCGCGCAGCGGACCGCCGGAGGGATGTTGTGGTTGAGGCGGAACACGTTGTCCGGGTCGTACGCGGCCTTGAGCCCGGCCAGCCGCTCGTAGGTCCCCGGCGCGTAGGCCGCGCGCACGTCGTCGGGGGTCGCCGAGGCGTCCAGGAAGTTGAGGTACCGGCCTCCGGTGGACCAGCGCCGCATCCGCTTCAGCAGCAGGTCGTCCGCGTGCCCGCGTCCGTCGCGTGGCCCGCCGGGCGCGACGGTGAACAGGCAGTACCGCGCCTCGCGGTTCCCCACGGCGTTGCCTCCCGCCGGCGCCCGCCCGAGCGCGCCGCCCAGATGCCGCAGTTCCACGAGCCCGAGGCTGCGGTCGGCTCCGGGGCCGGCGACCCCGAGCAGGACGCCGGCCGCGTCCTGGTCCAGGTCGCGCGTCATCATGGTGCGTTCGTGGTAGGAGTACGGCCGCACCGGGTCCGCGTGAATGGACGCGACGTCGGTGTAGGGCATCTCCGCGACGGTGTCCAGGACGCGCGGGGCGATGCCGCGTAACGGGGCGACCAGCGCCGCGCCGAGGTCCGCGGGGCCGGCGAAGGCGATCCGGACCTGCGTGAGGAAGCGACCGCGCAGCTCCGTCCTGATGCCGGGGTCGTCGGGCAGGCGCACGAGCGCGATCGAGGAGTTCATCTCCTCGGGAACCCCCGCCGTCCATTCCAGCCACCGCCCCAGCACCTCGGGCGCGGACGCGCCGGCGAAGGTCAGCGTCCCTCCGTACAGGCGGCTGACCGGCACCAGCCCGACCTCGATCGAGGTGACGACGCCGAAGTTCCCCTTCCCGCCGCGCAGGCCCCAGAAAAGGTCCGGCTCGCGCTCGGCGTCGACCTGGCGCGGGACGCCGTCGGCGGTCACGATGTCGACGGCGCGCACGTGGTCGGCGGCGTAGCCGAACGTGCGGGCCAGCACCCCGAGCCCGCCGCCCAGCGTGTAGGAGACGGCGCCGACGAGCGGGGACGAGCCGTTGAGCGGGGCCAGTCCGAACGCGGCGGCCTCGTGGATGACCTTCTCCCAGCGCACCCCGGCCTCGATGCGCGCGGTGCGCCGGTGCGGGTCGACGCGCAGGCCCGTCATCCGGCGGGTGGAGACCAGCACGGCGTCGTCGAGCGGCGCGGCGGCCCCGTGCCCGGTCGCCTGGACCGCCACCGGCAGCCCGTGCGCGGTGGCGAAGCGCACGGCGGCCACCACGTCCCTGGTGCCGGTCACGCCGACGATCAGCCGCGGGCGGTGGTCGAGCAGGGTGTTGAACCCCTGCCGCTCGACGTCGTAGCCGTCCCGTCCGGGGAGGAACACCGGCCCGCGGACCTCCGCGGCGAGCGACGCCGGGTCGAGCGAACGAGCGGAAGCCACGCTCCGGACAGCGGTTCCCATGGTCATCGCCTCTCGTGAACAGGTGGCCGTTCGCCCGGACGTCCCGCCCGGGCCGAAGGGTTCGCAACAGACACATGCATGGTCCGGCGGCGCCGGGCCGGCGCGGTATCCCGAGATCGGGCTGTTGCCGGATCGGACGTATCCCTCAAACGGGGGGTGTGCCGGCGGCCGGGGAGTCACGCACCATAGGGAGGGAACGCCGTGATTGCGCGCGAAGGGGCGCCAAGGGCGCCAAGGGGAGGGAACTCGCTCATGAGCGGTAACGGCGGACTGCCCGTGGCCGTGGCGCGGAAGGTGACGGCACTGGCGCGCGAGCTCGACGAGGTGCCCGACGCGCTGACGCTGTTCTCGCGCGCCTCGGAGCACCTGCGCGCGATCGTCCCCTTCGACGCGGCGGTGTGGCGGGCGACCGACCCGATGACCGGCATGATGACCTCGCCGATCCGGGTGGAGAACCTCAGCCAGGACGGCTGCTCGGTGTACTGGGAGTCCGAGCTGCTGACCGAGAACGTCAACCTCTTCAGCGACCTGGCGCGCGCCGAGGTCCCCGCGGCCGGGTTGCACGCGGCGACCGGCGGGCTGCCCGGTCGCAGCACCCTGTACCAGGCGTTCCTGCGGCCGCGCGGCCTCAAGGACGAGCTGCGCGCGGTGGCGCGGACGGACGGGCACCCGTGGGGGCAGATCAGCCTGTTCCGCGCGGACGGCAACCGCGTCTTCGGAGCCGACGACCTGGCCGTCCTGCACCGGGTGTCGGCGATCATGGCCCGCCGGCTGCGGTCGTTCGCCGAACCGCGGGTGGACCCCGAGGCCGGGCCGACGCCCAGCGACGGGCTCGGCCCCGGGTTGCTGTGCTTCGACCCGTCGGGACGGCTGGTGTCCATCAACGACGAGGCGCACGGCTTCCTGCGCGAGATCGCCGAGCTCGGCGCGGAACCGGCCAGTCCCACCGCCCTCGGCGTGACGGTGCCCGCGTGGATCCACAGCACGGTGAGCAAGGCCCGGGCCATCGCCGCGGGCCGGGACAAGGGATGCGCGCGCCTCAGGGTCCGGGGCCGGCACGGCCGGTGGCTGGTGTGCCACGCCTCCTGCCTGCGCGGCGCGGACGGCGAGCTGGGCGCCTCGGTGGTGGTGATCGAGCGCGCTCCGATCTCGGAGGTCGCGTCGTTGATGGTGCGCGCGTACCAGCTCACCGACCGCGAACTGGAGATCACTCAGCTCATCGCGCGGGGCATGGGGACCGTGGAGATCTGCGAGAAGCTGTTCATCTCCCCGCACACGGTCCGCGACCACGTGAAGTCCATCTTCCAGAAGGTGCGGGTCACCAGCCGCGGCGAGCTCGTCGCCAAGCTGTTCACCGAGCACTACGCCCCGCTGAGCGAGGGCAGGGAACAGCGCGTCTTCGGCTGAGACGTCCCCCGCCCCCACCGGTCACGGCCTCGGCGGCCAGCCGATCTCGTCCCAGAAACGCAGCTGCCCGGCCTTCCCTGTCCTCGCCACGCGCGGCCCGCCGGGCTCCCCGAGCACCAGGGTGCTGGGCCGGTCAGGAGAGAACACGGGCCACCGCGGCAGCGATCCCGACGACGGCGTCCCCGTACGGGCGAAGGACGCGACGACGTCGATGAACGCGTCGCTCACCCGCCGTCGCACGGGCCCGTCGCCGCACGCCGCGACGTTCTCGGGAAGGCCGTAGGTCCCGAAGAGGAACTTCGAGGTCGCCTCGTGCGGGGTGCCGGACCACGGGGCGCGGAACGGGAACGCGAACTCCATGACGTACTGCGGTGCGGCGCTCGCGTGGGCGTGCCGTTCGCTCAGCCGCACGATCGGGTGACGGAACAGGGCGTCACCCCAGACCTCCGTCCACAACGAGAACGGGTCGCCCGGCAGGCCGTCAGCGGCCGCCGCCGCCCGGTAGGCGCCGACGCACTCCTCCACCAGGCGCTCCGGCACCCGGTACAGCCCTTTGCCGAGCACGCGCCGCACCGCCGTCCGCAGGGAGGCGTCGTCGACCGGCGGCGGCGACGGGATCGGCGAGCCCGGCCCGGTGTAGAAGGATCCCTCGGTGCGCGTGTAGATCACCAGGAGGGGCCGTCCGGGCGTGGGCGACCGGTGGTCGAAGTCGCGCATCCACCGCCCGTCCGGCACCGGCCCCCGGTACTCGCGGCCGCTCGGCACCACGTGACCGTCCGGCGGACCGGCGAACATCCGCCGCCACTCCCGGTCGATCGCGGCCGCCGGCAGCCCGCGCAGACCCGCGACGGTGACGCCGAGCCGGGAGGCCAGCGTCTCGAACGCGCGCACGGAGTCGCGCCGGGTGAACGCCGTGGCCGGGCTCCAGACGTGACAGGCGCTGATGGGGATCGCCCGGCGCACGAGGTCGCGTGTCTCGGGCAGGAGCGTGAGCTGCCAGGCCGAGGCGCCGCCGGCCGACGTGCCGCACAGCGTGACGTTGTGCGGGTCGCCGCCGAAGGCCGGCGCGTTGTCCCTGACCCAGCGAAGGAGCGCGATCTGGTCCTGCAGGCCCCAGTTCGCGCACGACCCGGTGGCGTCGTCCCCCAGTTCCTCGTGCAGGCCGAACCCGAAGGGGCCGAGCCGGTAGTTGAAGGTGACGACGACCAGGTCTCCCCGGACGGCGAGCCGCGCGCCGTCGTAGGTGGGCAGGCTCCCGGAGCCGACCTGCCAGCCGCCGCCGTGGACGTAGACGAGCACCGGGCGGCGGCCATGCGGGTCCGGGGTCCAGGCGTCGGCGTAGAGGGCGTCCTCGCGGCTGGAGGCGTCGTCCTGCTGGAGGAACGCGGGAGCGGGACGGCTCGCGTCGCGGACCGCCCGCCAGGGGCGCGGGGGCCTCGGCGAGGCGAAGCGCAGCGGCCCGACGGGCGCGGCGGCGTACGGCAGGCCCCGGAACACGGCGCACCCGCCGGCGCGCACGCCCGCCACCGGTCCCGCGGTGGTGCGCACCACCACGGGACCGGTCGCCGCGGCCCGGCCCGGCCACCCGGCGGGGGGTACGGCCGCGGCGGCCGTCGCGCCCGCCGCCGCGAGGAACGCGCGCCGCGGCCATCTCGGCGCCATCTCAGCGGACCCTGCCGGCCGGCCGGACGCCGTCCTCGCGGAACCACAGGTCCAGGTCGATGAGGCGCTCCAGGACGGCGCGTGCGCTGTAGGGCCCGCCGATGGCGAACGCGCCCGGCGGGCGGTCCAGCAGCCCGCGCAGCCCGCGGCGGTCGACCAGGTCGAAGACCGGGGAGTCGCTCGCGGCGAGCGCGGCGACGCGCTCCCGTAACGCGGACTCGTAGGCCACGTCCTGCGTGGAGGGATAGGGACTCTTCTTGCGCTCGACGACGGACCGCGGCAGCAGGTCCTCGGTGGCCGCGCGCAGCAGGCTCTTCTCCCTGCCGTCGAAGGTCTTCATCGCCCAGGGCGCGTTGAAGACGTACTCGACGAGCCTGTGGTCGCAGAACGGGACGCGGACCTCCAGCCCGGTCGCCATGCTGACGCGGTCCTTGCGGTCCAGCAGGAAGGTGACGAAGCGCGTCAGGTGCAGGTAGCCGATCTCGCGCATGCGCGCCTCGTCCGGCGACTCGCCGTCCAGGTCGGGGATCTCCGCGATGGCCTCCTTGTACCGCTGCTCGATGTGGCTCTCCAGCTCCAGGGCGTCCCACAGCCCGATCGCGCGCAGCGCCTCCTGGCCTCCGGCCCGCCGGAACGGAAGGTGCCAGGGGAACGTCGCCGACCGGAGCACCGCGGGGTCGTGGAAGTGGTTGTAGCCGCCGAACAGCTCGTCGGCGGACTCGCCGGACAGCGCCACGGTGGACCTCTTGCGTACCGCCTGGAAGAGCAGGTAGAGGGAGTACTCCATGTCCCCGGTGACCGTGGGCAGGTCCAGTGCCCTGCGCACCGCCCCGCGCACGCCCGGGCTCAGCAGGTCGGCGTTGTCCAGGACGATGTCCTCGTGGTCGGCGCCGATGTGCCGCACCGCGTCCGCGACGTACGGCGCGTCCGGGCTCTCCCACACCGCGTTCGGCCGGAAGCGTTCGCTGTGCCCGGCGAAGTCGACGGAGAAGGTGCGCACCTTCCTCCCCGTCTCGTCGGCCAGGCCGCGCGCGGCCAGCGCGGTCACCGCGCTGGAGTCCAGGCCGCCGGAGAGCAGCGAACACAGCGGCACGTCGGCGATGAGCTGCCGCCGGACGGTGTCCTCCAGGATCTCGCGGACGGTGCGGACGGTGGTGGCGAGGTCGTCGGTGTGCCGGCGCGACTCGAGCCGCCAGTACCGGGTCTTGCGCACACCGCCGCGGGAGACGCGCACGATCCCGCCCGGCCGCACCGCGCGCACGTCGCGCAGGACGGCGTGCTCCGGTGTCATGGTGAGCCCGAACACCTCGCGCAGGCCGTCCAGGTCCACCACCGCCTCGGCCGCCGGATGGGCGAGGATCGCCTTGTGCTCCGAGCCGAACAGGACGCCGTCCTCGGTGACGTGGTAGAAGAGCGGCTTGACCCCCATCCGGTCGCGGACCAGCAGCAGTTCCTCGGTCCGCGCGTCCCAGATCGCGAAGGCGAACATCCCGTTCAGGCGCTCGGCGAAGCCCACGCCCCACTCCAGGTACGCGCGCAGGACGACCTCGGTGTCACTGGCCGTGCGGAAGCCGTGGCCCCGGCGGCGCAGTTCGTCACGCAGCTCGCGGAAGTTGTACACCTCGCCGCTGTAGGTGATGACCGCCGAGACCTGCCCGGCGTCCTCGGCCGCCATCGGCTGCGCGCCGCCCTCCAGGTCGATGACGGCCAGCCGCCGATGCCCCAGCGCGGCGTGCGGGCCGCGCCACACCCCGCCGGCGTCGGGTCCGCGAAGGGCCATCGTCGCGACCATGGCGTCGAGTTCGCCGGGATGCCTCGTCAGATCTCGCGAGTAGGAGACCCAGCCGGCTATTCCACACATCGCAGCCAACCTTTCCGTGAGTCAGGCGTACCTGTAGTACGGGGTGTGGTCGATGAGGTCGCGAACCCTCTTGGTGTGCCACGGGAAGAGCGACGTGGTGACGTCGGGGACCTCCGGGGTCGGCTCCACGGGAAGGTAGTGCGGCACGCCGGGGTGGCGTGCCTGCCAGTCCGCCCAGCACTTGTCGATGAAGCAGTGGTGGAGGAAGAACACCGGGTCGTTGGGCGAGGCGATGTACATCATGTGCCCGCCCACCCACTGGTGGCCGGCGCCGTGCAACTTGCCGGCGGCCGGCTCCCACGGGAAGTTCGTGTACCCCTCCAGATGGTTGCGGAAGCTGTTGTACGGAGCCACCCCGCCCGAGGTGTAGTCCCAGGGGTCGCAGTCGTACACGGGCAGGTCCAGGGTCTGGCCCAACTGCTCGGGGGTGGGAAGCCGGGAGATCTTCTGTCCGATGCGGCGGATCAGGAACTCGCGGTCGTCGACGGTGTAATGGCCGTTGAGCGCCGGGTCCTCGGTCCCGGCGGGCTGCACGTTGACCTTCAGCTTCCAGCCGTTGGGGTAGGCGAACGGGCCGGTCATGACCATGCCGTCCTCGGGCCTGCCGTCGCCGCCCATGAAGTCGTCGGCCCATAAGGGGGAGTCCCTGGACTGGTCCGTGGTCCAGTCCCAGTAGGGAAGCGTGACCGACGGGTCCACCCGGCGGAGCTGGTTCTCCAGCTCCAGCAGGTATTGGCGGTGCCAGGGCAGGAAGCCGGGATTGATGTGCCCGACCCGCTTCCCGGTGTCCTTGTCGATGTAGTCCTTGGAGTTGACGTCGACGTGCAGCTGCACGAACCGGTCGTAGACGCCGCGGCGCTTGATCTCCAGGACGGCGCCGATGAAACGGCGCCGCTCCTCCGGAGTCATGTCCAGGTGGTTCTTGCGAATGCGGCCCATGGCTGCCGTGTCCTTTCTCACGCCGTGTGGGCGCCGTGCCCGGCCCCGAGATCCAGCAGCTTCGCGCCGTCCAGCTCGTTCACCGCGGCCCGCGCGGCCTGCAGGGGGCTGCGGAGGATCTCGTAGTGACACATGGAGCTCAGGTAGGCGCCCTCGCCGAGCCTCATCAGGTGCAGCCGCGTGCCGTCCACGTAGACCTCGGGACCGGACGCCTTCTCGTGGACCTCTATGGCGCGGCCCTTGTACCGCTCCGCGTACACGGGCGCGGAGTGAGCGGCCCGGGGGTCCGCGGCCGCAGGGCCGTCCACGGCCCTGAGGTAGCCGATGGTTCCGATGCCTCCCACGCCGGCCGCCAGCGCGGCCCCCCGCAGGATGACCTCTCGTCTGTTGAGCATGCGAACCGTCCTTCTCGCGATGGGACCGGGAGCGGCGCCGGCTTCGGGGCCGCTCCCGGAGCCGGAGGTCATTTCTCCAGGCAGAACTCGCTGATCGGATAACCGACGTGCCGGTCCTCGCTCGGCAGGTAGCCCAGCACCACGTCGCCCGGCCTGAGCTCGGTGCTGTTGAGGACGGCGCCGCCGGGCCCGAGGACCCGGACGTGCCA includes these proteins:
- a CDS encoding MFS transporter, which produces MRLRLLILALGNFAMGVDTFVIAPILDPMARDFTVSRTTAGWLITGFALAYAVCGPLLAALTGHRSPRPLLLAALTVFAAGNVLTAVAPGYWVGMLGRVVAGAGASMYTANALAVARAMAPPERSGRATATVVGGLTTAIVLGLPLGAWLGANVGWRPTLWVVVALTAVAAAGIATTLPPLAGQAATSLRARLAPLSRPAVLITLMATWLCLSTSWTVYTYVDQITREATGGDAAKTSFVLLSFGVGAVTGNLLTGRLTDRLGPARTITYAAPLLVVAATAAPLLSGTFLAALALAVVWGVFHWMVNVPQQIRVAAAAPGSAPLVLGLHQSTIYVGISTGGVAGAVGFTLGGAHGVGYAALAVGLAALAVLAVSLRITRRPAAARTVTEPAAEASRAG
- a CDS encoding NADPH-dependent F420 reductase; the encoded protein is MTVSVIGAGAMGRAIAHRYVLAGERVILTDLRADRAIRVAAETGAEMVTDVRAALRADVVTLALGYREALDLVTAHSSGLTGLVLVDTTNPFDGFAAGPDRHGAFSVAERLARAAPRTSVVKAFNTLCAAALLAGSIDDAQPDVFVAADDDAAKATVIEIVDRTGLRALDSGGLRNARALEQMAVLCVELITRLGLRPQAAMKFLPTW
- a CDS encoding FAD-binding oxidoreductase: MASARSLDPASLAAEVRGPVFLPGRDGYDVERQGFNTLLDHRPRLIVGVTGTRDVVAAVRFATAHGLPVAVQATGHGAAAPLDDAVLVSTRRMTGLRVDPHRRTARIEAGVRWEKVIHEAAAFGLAPLNGSSPLVGAVSYTLGGGLGVLARTFGYAADHVRAVDIVTADGVPRQVDAEREPDLFWGLRGGKGNFGVVTSIEVGLVPVSRLYGGTLTFAGASAPEVLGRWLEWTAGVPEEMNSSIALVRLPDDPGIRTELRGRFLTQVRIAFAGPADLGAALVAPLRGIAPRVLDTVAEMPYTDVASIHADPVRPYSYHERTMMTRDLDQDAAGVLLGVAGPGADRSLGLVELRHLGGALGRAPAGGNAVGNREARYCLFTVAPGGPRDGRGHADDLLLKRMRRWSTGGRYLNFLDASATPDDVRAAYAPGTYERLAGLKAAYDPDNVFRLNHNIPPAVRCAVAR
- a CDS encoding LuxR C-terminal-related transcriptional regulator; this encodes MSGNGGLPVAVARKVTALARELDEVPDALTLFSRASEHLRAIVPFDAAVWRATDPMTGMMTSPIRVENLSQDGCSVYWESELLTENVNLFSDLARAEVPAAGLHAATGGLPGRSTLYQAFLRPRGLKDELRAVARTDGHPWGQISLFRADGNRVFGADDLAVLHRVSAIMARRLRSFAEPRVDPEAGPTPSDGLGPGLLCFDPSGRLVSINDEAHGFLREIAELGAEPASPTALGVTVPAWIHSTVSKARAIAAGRDKGCARLRVRGRHGRWLVCHASCLRGADGELGASVVVIERAPISEVASLMVRAYQLTDRELEITQLIARGMGTVEICEKLFISPHTVRDHVKSIFQKVRVTSRGELVAKLFTEHYAPLSEGREQRVFG
- a CDS encoding carboxylesterase/lipase family protein, whose protein sequence is MAPRWPRRAFLAAAGATAAAAVPPAGWPGRAAATGPVVVRTTAGPVAGVRAGGCAVFRGLPYAAAPVGPLRFASPRPPRPWRAVRDASRPAPAFLQQDDASSREDALYADAWTPDPHGRRPVLVYVHGGGWQVGSGSLPTYDGARLAVRGDLVVVTFNYRLGPFGFGLHEELGDDATGSCANWGLQDQIALLRWVRDNAPAFGGDPHNVTLCGTSAGGASAWQLTLLPETRDLVRRAIPISACHVWSPATAFTRRDSVRAFETLASRLGVTVAGLRGLPAAAIDREWRRMFAGPPDGHVVPSGREYRGPVPDGRWMRDFDHRSPTPGRPLLVIYTRTEGSFYTGPGSPIPSPPPVDDASLRTAVRRVLGKGLYRVPERLVEECVGAYRAAAAADGLPGDPFSLWTEVWGDALFRHPIVRLSERHAHASAAPQYVMEFAFPFRAPWSGTPHEATSKFLFGTYGLPENVAACGDGPVRRRVSDAFIDVVASFARTGTPSSGSLPRWPVFSPDRPSTLVLGEPGGPRVARTGKAGQLRFWDEIGWPPRP
- the asnB gene encoding asparagine synthase (glutamine-hydrolyzing) — its product is MCGIAGWVSYSRDLTRHPGELDAMVATMALRGPDAGGVWRGPHAALGHRRLAVIDLEGGAQPMAAEDAGQVSAVITYSGEVYNFRELRDELRRRGHGFRTASDTEVVLRAYLEWGVGFAERLNGMFAFAIWDARTEELLLVRDRMGVKPLFYHVTEDGVLFGSEHKAILAHPAAEAVVDLDGLREVFGLTMTPEHAVLRDVRAVRPGGIVRVSRGGVRKTRYWRLESRRHTDDLATTVRTVREILEDTVRRQLIADVPLCSLLSGGLDSSAVTALAARGLADETGRKVRTFSVDFAGHSERFRPNAVWESPDAPYVADAVRHIGADHEDIVLDNADLLSPGVRGAVRRALDLPTVTGDMEYSLYLLFQAVRKRSTVALSGESADELFGGYNHFHDPAVLRSATFPWHLPFRRAGGQEALRAIGLWDALELESHIEQRYKEAIAEIPDLDGESPDEARMREIGYLHLTRFVTFLLDRKDRVSMATGLEVRVPFCDHRLVEYVFNAPWAMKTFDGREKSLLRAATEDLLPRSVVERKKSPYPSTQDVAYESALRERVAALAASDSPVFDLVDRRGLRGLLDRPPGAFAIGGPYSARAVLERLIDLDLWFREDGVRPAGRVR
- a CDS encoding tyrosinase family protein, which translates into the protein MGRIRKNHLDMTPEERRRFIGAVLEIKRRGVYDRFVQLHVDVNSKDYIDKDTGKRVGHINPGFLPWHRQYLLELENQLRRVDPSVTLPYWDWTTDQSRDSPLWADDFMGGDGRPEDGMVMTGPFAYPNGWKLKVNVQPAGTEDPALNGHYTVDDREFLIRRIGQKISRLPTPEQLGQTLDLPVYDCDPWDYTSGGVAPYNSFRNHLEGYTNFPWEPAAGKLHGAGHQWVGGHMMYIASPNDPVFFLHHCFIDKCWADWQARHPGVPHYLPVEPTPEVPDVTTSLFPWHTKRVRDLIDHTPYYRYA
- a CDS encoding tyrosinase family oxidase copper chaperone, coding for MLNRREVILRGAALAAGVGGIGTIGYLRAVDGPAAADPRAAHSAPVYAERYKGRAIEVHEKASGPEVYVDGTRLHLMRLGEGAYLSSMCHYEILRSPLQAARAAVNELDGAKLLDLGAGHGAHTA